Proteins encoded by one window of Vitis riparia cultivar Riparia Gloire de Montpellier isolate 1030 chromosome 11, EGFV_Vit.rip_1.0, whole genome shotgun sequence:
- the LOC117925348 gene encoding uncharacterized protein LOC117925348, whose amino-acid sequence MGFGTKWREWIWSCISTAKFSVLVNGEPTGFFSSSKGLRQGDPLSPYLFIMGMEVLSALIRRAVEGGCIFGSASGLRINLAKSEIIPVGEVDEILEMAVELGCKVGQLPSTYLGLPLGAPNKAGYVWDGVEERMRWKLALWKRQYISKGGRITLIKSTLTSMPLYQLSLFRMPKVVARRLEKLQRDFLWGGGSMERKAHLVSWERVCVSKKKGGLGLRKLVHLNKALLGKWV is encoded by the exons atgggttttgggacTAAGTGGAGGGAGTGGATATGGAGCTGCATCTCGACTGCAAAGTTCTCAGTGTTAGTAAATGGGGAGCCAACTGGGTTCTTCTCTAGCTCCAAGGGGCTTCGGCAAGGCGACCCTCTATCCCCATATTTGTTTATCATGGGAATGGAGGTGCTGAGTGCCCTTATTCGGAGAGCTGTGGAAGGGGGCTGCATCTTTGGAT CCGCTTCAGGGCTGAGGATTAATTTAGCTAAAAGCGAAATTATTCCAGTGGGGGAGGTGGATGAGATCCTTGAGATGGCTGTGGAGTTGGGCTGCAAGGTAGGCCAGCTGCCTTCAACCTACCTGGGGTTGCCTCTGGGTGCGCCTAATAAAGCTGGTtacgtgtgggatggggtggaagaacgGATGAGGTGGAAATTAGCTCTTTGGAAGCGGCAATACATCTCTAAGGGTGGTAGAATCACCCTCATAAAGAGTACGTTGACTAGCATGCCGTTATATCAACTGTCCCTCTTCCGTATGCCTAAGGTTGTGGCAAGAAGAttagaaaaattgcaaagagatttcttgtggggagggggaagtatGGAAAGAAAAGCACACCTAGTCAGTTGGGAGAGGGTGTGTGTGAGCAAGAAGAAGGGGGGGCTTGGTTTGAGGAAACTAGTTCATTTGAACAAAGCCCTTCTTGGAAAATGGGTGTAG
- the LOC117924607 gene encoding uncharacterized protein LOC117924607 encodes MEWWKKMKRVWVAVSSHVKLRKAGGGGSSSGGGGADGVAGGLLKLREDVLACGYEDVQVMWKMLHGSPSETTTFEEVSCHPPEVTSHPAKCSKRRSWRAFF; translated from the exons ATGGAGTGgtggaaaaagatgaagagagTTTGGGTTGCTGTCTCTTCTCATGTCAAGCTTCGCAAGGCTG GTGGTGGTGGCAGCAGCAGTGGTGGCGGTGGTGCTGATGGTGTTGCAGGTGGCCTACTGAAGCTACGCGAAGATGTACTAGCATGTGGGTATGAAGATGTGCAGGTAATGTGGAAAATGTTACATGGATCACCATCAGAGACGACAACGTTTGAAGAGGTTAGCTGTCATCCTCCTGAGGTTACTAGTCACCCTGCTAAATGCAGTAAGCGACGCTCTTGGAGGGCCTTCTTTTGA
- the LOC117924635 gene encoding RING-H2 finger protein ATL43-like, translating to MSLLGFSCLVFWLFFCVDGGVGADDVVVVAANPSQSPPLPPQALPRPNFSPFRPSIAVIVGVLTTMFSITFLLLLYAKHCKRGNGVVYTGTPPLSSAARKNSGIDRTVIESLPVFRFASLRGQKDGLECAVCLNRFEPTEILRLLPKCKHAFHVECVDTWLDAHSTCPLCRYRVDPEDILLVEEPKTSVAPLPEPDPPEAEKPDAEPRNPEVRRVSGRHSSAGERRSGLVQIVLHKPDETTSSRRSLDSSSSSSRKRNEPVAVGCFDRPRKDELLLTSEDRNSFERRLDHRIIVSAAGSGGFHQRWSDVQPSDLLYLRSEMIISDNRRLSSVSGSRPSLSSKGRQHRQSHQLQLHSNRKDGEQCHGTIEGGSWSGRSVINSRSVSEITGLSRLGSNYHHLDRHHQQRQAGVVSRWLAWISQSRPSIRSERAGTVAL from the coding sequence ATGAGTCTTCTCGGTTTCTCGTGTCTAGTCTTTTGGCTCTTCTTCTGTGTAGATGGTGGAGTTGGAGCCGATGATGTGGTGGTGGTGGCCGCTAATCCTTCGCAGTCTCCGCCACTGCCGCCGCAGGCCTTGCCCAGGCCTAATTTTTCTCCGTTTAGGCCGAGTATAGCGGTGATAGTGGGGGTTCTCACTACTATGTTCTCCattacttttcttcttcttctctacGCCAAACACTGCAAGAGAGGAAACGGCGTTGTTTACACCGGAACGCCTCCGCTTTCCTCCGCTGCCAGGAAAAACTCCGGCATTGACAGAACGGTGATCGAGTCGCTGCCGGTTTTCCGATTCGCGTCGCTCCGCGGCCAGAAGGACGGGCTCGAGTGCGCTGTTTGCTTGAACCGGTTCGAGCCCACCGAAATCCTGCGGCTGTTGCCGAAATGCAAGCACGCTTTCCACGTCGAATGCGTGGACACCTGGCTCGACGCCCACTCCACCTGCCCTCTCTGCCGCTACCGAGTCGACCCGGAGGATATCCTCCTCGTGGAAGAGCCGAAGACCTCGGTGGCACCACTGCCGGAGCCAGACCCTCCCGAGGCCGAAAAACCGGACGCCGAACCACGAAACCCAGAAGTCCGGCGAGTTTCGGGGAGGCATTCGTCGGCGGGGGAGAGGCGCAGTGGGTTAGTCCAAATCGTCTTACACAAACCTGACGAAACGACGTCATCGAGGAGGTCCCTCGACAGCTCCAGCTCCAGCTCAAGAAAGAGAAACGAGCCCGTAGCCGTGGGATGCTTTGACAGACCGAGAAAAGACGAATTGCTGCTTACCAGCGAAGACAGAAACAGCTTCGAGCGGCGGCTGGACCACCGGATCATAGTCTCCGCCGCTGGATCGGGAGGGTTCCACCAGCGGTGGAGCGACGTACAGCCGTCGGATCTACTGTATCTACGGTCAGAAATGATAATAAGCGACAACCGTCGATTGTCATCCGTATCGGGATCTAGGCCGTCGCTTTCATCAAAGGGCCGACAGCATCGTCAGAGCCATCAGCTGCAGCTACACTCAAACAGGAAGGATGGAGAGCAGTGTCATGGAACCATTGAAGGCGGCAGCTGGAGTGGCAGAAGTGTAATTAATTCAAGAAGCGTGTCGGAAATCACGGGCCTCAGCAGACTAGGTAGTAACTACCATCACCTCGACCGTCACCATCAACAGCGACAGGCAGGTGTCGTGTCGAGATGGTTGGCCTGGATCTCGCAATCGCGGCCATCTATACGGTCAGAACGAGCCGGCACTGTAGCATTGTAG